In a single window of the Pongo abelii isolate AG06213 chromosome 1, NHGRI_mPonAbe1-v2.0_pri, whole genome shotgun sequence genome:
- the UROD gene encoding uroporphyrinogen decarboxylase isoform X3, whose amino-acid sequence MEANGLGPQGFPELKNDTFLRAAWGEETDYTPVWCMRQAGRYLPEFRETRAAQDFFSTCRSPEACCELTLQPLRRFPLDAAIIFSDILVVPQALGMEVTMVPGKGPSFPEPLREEQDLECLRDPEVVASELDYVFQAITLTRQRLAGRVPLIGFAGAPALQLFESHAGHLGPQLFSKFALPYIRDVAKQVKARLREAGLAPVPMIIFAKDGHFALEELAQAGYEVVGLDWTVAPKKARECVGKTVTLQGNLDPCALYASEEEIGQLVKQMLDDFGPHCYIANLGHGLYPDMDPEHVGAFVDAVHKHSRLLRQN is encoded by the exons ATGGAAGCGAACGGGTTAGG ACCTCAGGGTTTTCCGGAGCTGAAGAATGACACATTCCTGCGAGCAGCCTGGGGAGAGGAAACAGACTACACTCCCGTTTGGTGCATGCGCCAGGCAGGCCGTTACTTACCAG AGTTTAGGGAAACCCGGGCTGCCCAGGACTTTTTCAGCACGTGTCGCTCTCCTGAGGCCTGCTGTGAACTGACTCTGCAG CCACTGCGTCGCTTCCCTCTGGATGCTGCCATCATTTTCTCCGACATCCTTGTTGTACCCCAG gcaCTGGGCATGGAGGTGACCATGGTACCTGGCAAAGGACCCAGCTTCCCAGAGCCATTAAGAGAAGAGCAGGACCTAGAATGCCTACGGGATCCAGAAGTGGTAGCCTCTGAGCTAGACTATGTGTTCCAAGCCATCACCCTTACCCGACAACGACTGGCTGGACGTGTGCCGCTGATTGGCTTTGCTGGTGCCCCA GCATTGCAGCTGTTTGAGTCCCATGCAGGGCATCTTGGCCCACAGCTCTTCAGCAAGTTTGCACTGCCCTACATCCGTGATGTGGCCAAGCAAGTGAAGGCCAGGTTGCGGGAGGCAGGTCTGGCACCAGTGCCCATG ATCATCTTTGCTAAGGATGGGCATTTTGCCCTGGAGGAGCTGGCCCAAGCTGGCTATGAGGTGGTTGGGCTTGACTGGACAGTGGCCCCAAAGAAAGCCCG GGAGTGTGTGGGGAAGACGGTGACATTGCAGGGCAACCTGGACCCCTGTGCCTTGTATGCATCTGAG GAGGAGATTGGGCAGCTGGTGAAGCAGATGCTGGATGACTTTGGGCCACATTGCTACATTGCCAACCTGGGCCATGGGCTTTATCCTGACATGGACCCAGAACATGTGGGCGCCTTTGTGGATGCTGTGCATAAACACTCACGTCTGCTTCGACAGAACTGA
- the UROD gene encoding uroporphyrinogen decarboxylase isoform X1, producing MEANGLGPQGFPELKNDTFLRAAWGEETDYTPVWCMRQAGRYLPEFRETRAAQDFFSTCRSPEACCELTLQALGMEVTMVPGKGPSFPEPLREEQDLECLRDPEVVASELDYVFQAITLTRQRLAGRVPLIGFAGAPWTLMTYMVEGGGSSTMAQAKRWLYQRPQASHQLLRILTDALVPYLVGQVAAGAQALQLFESHAGHLGPQLFSKFALPYIRDVAKQVKARLREAGLAPVPMIIFAKDGHFALEELAQAGYEVVGLDWTVAPKKARECVGKTVTLQGNLDPCALYASEEEIGQLVKQMLDDFGPHCYIANLGHGLYPDMDPEHVGAFVDAVHKHSRLLRQN from the exons ATGGAAGCGAACGGGTTAGG ACCTCAGGGTTTTCCGGAGCTGAAGAATGACACATTCCTGCGAGCAGCCTGGGGAGAGGAAACAGACTACACTCCCGTTTGGTGCATGCGCCAGGCAGGCCGTTACTTACCAG AGTTTAGGGAAACCCGGGCTGCCCAGGACTTTTTCAGCACGTGTCGCTCTCCTGAGGCCTGCTGTGAACTGACTCTGCAG gcaCTGGGCATGGAGGTGACCATGGTACCTGGCAAAGGACCCAGCTTCCCAGAGCCATTAAGAGAAGAGCAGGACCTAGAATGCCTACGGGATCCAGAAGTGGTAGCCTCTGAGCTAGACTATGTGTTCCAAGCCATCACCCTTACCCGACAACGACTGGCTGGACGTGTGCCGCTGATTGGCTTTGCTGGTGCCCCA TGGACCCTGATGACATACATGGTTGAGGGTGGTGGCTCAAGCACCATGGCTCAGGCCAAGCGCTGGCTCTATCAGAGACCTCAGGCTAGTCACCAGCTGCTTCGCATCCTCACTGATGCTCTGGTCCCATATCTGGTAGGACAAGTGGCGGCTGGTGCCCAG GCATTGCAGCTGTTTGAGTCCCATGCAGGGCATCTTGGCCCACAGCTCTTCAGCAAGTTTGCACTGCCCTACATCCGTGATGTGGCCAAGCAAGTGAAGGCCAGGTTGCGGGAGGCAGGTCTGGCACCAGTGCCCATG ATCATCTTTGCTAAGGATGGGCATTTTGCCCTGGAGGAGCTGGCCCAAGCTGGCTATGAGGTGGTTGGGCTTGACTGGACAGTGGCCCCAAAGAAAGCCCG GGAGTGTGTGGGGAAGACGGTGACATTGCAGGGCAACCTGGACCCCTGTGCCTTGTATGCATCTGAG GAGGAGATTGGGCAGCTGGTGAAGCAGATGCTGGATGACTTTGGGCCACATTGCTACATTGCCAACCTGGGCCATGGGCTTTATCCTGACATGGACCCAGAACATGTGGGCGCCTTTGTGGATGCTGTGCATAAACACTCACGTCTGCTTCGACAGAACTGA
- the UROD gene encoding uroporphyrinogen decarboxylase (The RefSeq protein has 2 substitutions compared to this genomic sequence): protein MEANGLGPQGFPELKNDTFLRAAWGEETDYTPVWCMRQAGRYLPEFRETRAAQDFFSTCRSPEACCEPTLQPLRRFPLDAAIIFSDILVVPQALGMEVTMVPGKGPSFPEPLREEQDLECLRDPEVVASELDYVFQAITLTRQRLAGRVPLIGFAGAPWTLMTYMVEGGGSSTMAQAKRWLYQRPQASHQLLRILTDALVPYLVGQVAAGAQALQLFESHAGHLGPQLFSKFALPYIRDVAKQVKARLREAGLAPVPMIIFAKDGHFALEELAQAGYEVVGLDWTVAPKKARECVGKTVTLQGNLDPCALYASEEEIGQLVKQMLDDFGPHRYIANLGHGLYPDMDPEHVGAFVDAVHKHSRLLRQN from the exons ATGGAAGCGAACGGGTTAGG ACCTCAGGGTTTTCCGGAGCTGAAGAATGACACATTCCTGCGAGCAGCCTGGGGAGAGGAAACAGACTACACTCCCGTTTGGTGCATGCGCCAGGCAGGCCGTTACTTACCAG AGTTTAGGGAAACCCGGGCTGCCCAGGACTTTTTCAGCACGTGTCGCTCTCCTGAGGCCTGCTGTGAACTGACTCTGCAG CCACTGCGTCGCTTCCCTCTGGATGCTGCCATCATTTTCTCCGACATCCTTGTTGTACCCCAG gcaCTGGGCATGGAGGTGACCATGGTACCTGGCAAAGGACCCAGCTTCCCAGAGCCATTAAGAGAAGAGCAGGACCTAGAATGCCTACGGGATCCAGAAGTGGTAGCCTCTGAGCTAGACTATGTGTTCCAAGCCATCACCCTTACCCGACAACGACTGGCTGGACGTGTGCCGCTGATTGGCTTTGCTGGTGCCCCA TGGACCCTGATGACATACATGGTTGAGGGTGGTGGCTCAAGCACCATGGCTCAGGCCAAGCGCTGGCTCTATCAGAGACCTCAGGCTAGTCACCAGCTGCTTCGCATCCTCACTGATGCTCTGGTCCCATATCTGGTAGGACAAGTGGCGGCTGGTGCCCAG GCATTGCAGCTGTTTGAGTCCCATGCAGGGCATCTTGGCCCACAGCTCTTCAGCAAGTTTGCACTGCCCTACATCCGTGATGTGGCCAAGCAAGTGAAGGCCAGGTTGCGGGAGGCAGGTCTGGCACCAGTGCCCATG ATCATCTTTGCTAAGGATGGGCATTTTGCCCTGGAGGAGCTGGCCCAAGCTGGCTATGAGGTGGTTGGGCTTGACTGGACAGTGGCCCCAAAGAAAGCCCG GGAGTGTGTGGGGAAGACGGTGACATTGCAGGGCAACCTGGACCCCTGTGCCTTGTATGCATCTGAG GAGGAGATTGGGCAGCTGGTGAAGCAGATGCTGGATGACTTTGGGCCACATTGCTACATTGCCAACCTGGGCCATGGGCTTTATCCTGACATGGACCCAGAACATGTGGGCGCCTTTGTGGATGCTGTGCATAAACACTCACGTCTGCTTCGACAGAACTGA
- the UROD gene encoding uroporphyrinogen decarboxylase isoform X4, whose amino-acid sequence MLPSFSPTSLLYPRCFLLLQALGMEVTMVPGKGPSFPEPLREEQDLECLRDPEVVASELDYVFQAITLTRQRLAGRVPLIGFAGAPWTLMTYMVEGGGSSTMAQAKRWLYQRPQASHQLLRILTDALVPYLVGQVAAGAQALQLFESHAGHLGPQLFSKFALPYIRDVAKQVKARLREAGLAPVPMIIFAKDGHFALEELAQAGYEVVGLDWTVAPKKARECVGKTVTLQGNLDPCALYASEEEIGQLVKQMLDDFGPHCYIANLGHGLYPDMDPEHVGAFVDAVHKHSRLLRQN is encoded by the exons ATGCTGCCATCATTTTCTCCGACATCCTTGTTGTACCCCAG atgttttctccttctccaggcaCTGGGCATGGAGGTGACCATGGTACCTGGCAAAGGACCCAGCTTCCCAGAGCCATTAAGAGAAGAGCAGGACCTAGAATGCCTACGGGATCCAGAAGTGGTAGCCTCTGAGCTAGACTATGTGTTCCAAGCCATCACCCTTACCCGACAACGACTGGCTGGACGTGTGCCGCTGATTGGCTTTGCTGGTGCCCCA TGGACCCTGATGACATACATGGTTGAGGGTGGTGGCTCAAGCACCATGGCTCAGGCCAAGCGCTGGCTCTATCAGAGACCTCAGGCTAGTCACCAGCTGCTTCGCATCCTCACTGATGCTCTGGTCCCATATCTGGTAGGACAAGTGGCGGCTGGTGCCCAG GCATTGCAGCTGTTTGAGTCCCATGCAGGGCATCTTGGCCCACAGCTCTTCAGCAAGTTTGCACTGCCCTACATCCGTGATGTGGCCAAGCAAGTGAAGGCCAGGTTGCGGGAGGCAGGTCTGGCACCAGTGCCCATG ATCATCTTTGCTAAGGATGGGCATTTTGCCCTGGAGGAGCTGGCCCAAGCTGGCTATGAGGTGGTTGGGCTTGACTGGACAGTGGCCCCAAAGAAAGCCCG GGAGTGTGTGGGGAAGACGGTGACATTGCAGGGCAACCTGGACCCCTGTGCCTTGTATGCATCTGAG GAGGAGATTGGGCAGCTGGTGAAGCAGATGCTGGATGACTTTGGGCCACATTGCTACATTGCCAACCTGGGCCATGGGCTTTATCCTGACATGGACCCAGAACATGTGGGCGCCTTTGTGGATGCTGTGCATAAACACTCACGTCTGCTTCGACAGAACTGA
- the UROD gene encoding uroporphyrinogen decarboxylase isoform X2: MEANGLGPQGFPELKNDTFLRAAWGEETDYTPVWCMRQAGRYLPEFRETRAAQDFFSTCRSPEACCELTLQPLRRFPLDAAIIFSDILVVPQALGMEVTMVPGKGPSFPEPLREEQDLECLRDPEVVASELDYVFQAITLTRQRLAGRVPLIGFAGAPWTLMTYMVEGGGSSTMAQAKRWLYQRPQASHQLLRILTDALVPYLVGQVAAGAQIIFAKDGHFALEELAQAGYEVVGLDWTVAPKKARECVGKTVTLQGNLDPCALYASEEEIGQLVKQMLDDFGPHCYIANLGHGLYPDMDPEHVGAFVDAVHKHSRLLRQN; the protein is encoded by the exons ATGGAAGCGAACGGGTTAGG ACCTCAGGGTTTTCCGGAGCTGAAGAATGACACATTCCTGCGAGCAGCCTGGGGAGAGGAAACAGACTACACTCCCGTTTGGTGCATGCGCCAGGCAGGCCGTTACTTACCAG AGTTTAGGGAAACCCGGGCTGCCCAGGACTTTTTCAGCACGTGTCGCTCTCCTGAGGCCTGCTGTGAACTGACTCTGCAG CCACTGCGTCGCTTCCCTCTGGATGCTGCCATCATTTTCTCCGACATCCTTGTTGTACCCCAG gcaCTGGGCATGGAGGTGACCATGGTACCTGGCAAAGGACCCAGCTTCCCAGAGCCATTAAGAGAAGAGCAGGACCTAGAATGCCTACGGGATCCAGAAGTGGTAGCCTCTGAGCTAGACTATGTGTTCCAAGCCATCACCCTTACCCGACAACGACTGGCTGGACGTGTGCCGCTGATTGGCTTTGCTGGTGCCCCA TGGACCCTGATGACATACATGGTTGAGGGTGGTGGCTCAAGCACCATGGCTCAGGCCAAGCGCTGGCTCTATCAGAGACCTCAGGCTAGTCACCAGCTGCTTCGCATCCTCACTGATGCTCTGGTCCCATATCTGGTAGGACAAGTGGCGGCTGGTGCCCAG ATCATCTTTGCTAAGGATGGGCATTTTGCCCTGGAGGAGCTGGCCCAAGCTGGCTATGAGGTGGTTGGGCTTGACTGGACAGTGGCCCCAAAGAAAGCCCG GGAGTGTGTGGGGAAGACGGTGACATTGCAGGGCAACCTGGACCCCTGTGCCTTGTATGCATCTGAG GAGGAGATTGGGCAGCTGGTGAAGCAGATGCTGGATGACTTTGGGCCACATTGCTACATTGCCAACCTGGGCCATGGGCTTTATCCTGACATGGACCCAGAACATGTGGGCGCCTTTGTGGATGCTGTGCATAAACACTCACGTCTGCTTCGACAGAACTGA